From Candidatus Binataceae bacterium, one genomic window encodes:
- a CDS encoding septum formation initiator family protein, with the protein MARLSSYIRREWLSLILGLILFLFAVSLFAGPLGPRDLLSLRRHRKAQEAHREELLARNAALRTDVQKLTSDNRYLERLIRRELGYSRPNELVYKYANPDTSKSR; encoded by the coding sequence ATGGCTCGGTTAAGCAGTTATATTCGTCGCGAGTGGTTGTCGCTTATCCTCGGACTAATACTTTTCCTGTTCGCGGTGAGCCTGTTTGCGGGTCCGCTGGGGCCTCGTGATCTGCTCTCGCTGCGGCGCCATCGCAAGGCCCAAGAAGCGCACCGTGAGGAGCTGCTCGCCCGCAACGCCGCGCTCAGAACGGACGTTCAGAAGCTTACTTCGGACAATCGCTACCTCGAGCGCCTCATTCGACGCGAGCTTGGCTATTCGCGGCCCAACGAACTCGTCTACAAATATGCCAACCCGGACACGAGCAAAAGTCGCTAG